In the genome of Clostridiales bacterium, one region contains:
- the pfkA gene encoding 6-phosphofructokinase produces MKTIGVLTSGGDAPGMNAAIRAVVRSGIDKNLKVMGIRRGYDGLINGEIVEMNRSSVSDIIQRGGTILRTARSEEFKTDEGRKKAANILKVFGIEGIVIIGGDGSFRGAQKLSELGFPSIGVPGTIDNDLAYTDYTIGFDTAVNTVLDAINKLRDTSTSHERISIVEVMGRHCGDIALYAGLAGGSENIIVPEVEFNIDEVCKSILEGKLRGKLHSIIVVAEGVGHANEIAKSIEEITGLETRATILGHIQRGGSPTAFDRILASRLGAKAVDLLSENASSRVVGIRGNKIVDVDINEALDMKKEIDYDLLELARVLSM; encoded by the coding sequence ATGAAAACAATTGGTGTATTAACAAGCGGCGGAGACGCCCCAGGGATGAACGCAGCCATAAGAGCTGTCGTTAGGTCGGGGATCGATAAGAATTTAAAGGTAATGGGAATAAGGCGTGGATATGATGGGCTGATAAACGGTGAAATAGTAGAAATGAACAGGTCATCTGTTTCAGATATTATTCAAAGAGGCGGAACAATCCTCCGCACTGCAAGAAGCGAGGAATTTAAGACCGATGAAGGCAGAAAAAAAGCAGCAAACATTTTGAAAGTATTTGGAATCGAGGGCATTGTAATAATAGGGGGAGACGGATCTTTCAGGGGGGCGCAGAAACTTTCCGAACTTGGCTTTCCCTCTATCGGCGTACCCGGTACGATAGATAATGACCTTGCATATACCGATTATACCATAGGATTTGACACGGCCGTGAATACTGTGCTTGATGCGATCAATAAACTCAGGGATACATCGACTTCCCATGAAAGAATAAGTATAGTGGAAGTGATGGGCAGACACTGCGGTGATATTGCGCTGTATGCTGGACTTGCAGGCGGAAGCGAAAATATAATCGTGCCCGAGGTTGAGTTTAACATAGACGAAGTATGTAAATCCATACTTGAAGGGAAGCTAAGAGGAAAACTTCACAGCATAATAGTAGTTGCCGAAGGCGTAGGGCATGCAAACGAGATAGCAAAAAGTATCGAAGAGATTACAGGATTGGAAACAAGGGCGACGATACTTGGGCATATTCAAAGAGGCGGAAGCCCGACTGCTTTTGACAGAATACTTGCATCCAGACTTGGAGCTAAGGCAGTAGATCTTTTATCCGAAAATGCTTCATCAAGGGTGGTAGGAATAAGAGGCAATAAGATTGTGGATGTAGATATCAATGAAGCTTTGGATATGAAAAAGGAAATCGATTATGATCTTTTAGAACTTGCCCGTGTTCTGTCGATGTAG